A section of the Serratia liquefaciens ATCC 27592 genome encodes:
- the proC gene encoding pyrroline-5-carboxylate reductase yields the protein MQHRKITFIGAGNMARAIIAGLVAGGYPAKSISVCAPSAKNRDALAADYGIVSSGDNLACAREADVIVLAVKPQMMADVCQPLRDQIDFSGKLVLSIAAGIQVSRFYQLLADNLNIVRIMPNTPSLVGKGMSGLYAPQQVSQQDRDYTSDLMASVGKVCWVDDENGINSVIAAAGSAPAYFFLFMEAMQQEAERMGFDSQTARALVQQAASGAAALVEANPETPLSTLREQVTSKGGTTAEALRVFNEQQLPATVAKAMQAAVSRAQEMEKSF from the coding sequence ATGCAACACCGTAAGATTACCTTCATTGGCGCCGGCAACATGGCCCGCGCAATCATCGCCGGCCTGGTGGCGGGCGGTTACCCGGCCAAATCCATCAGCGTCTGCGCGCCTTCAGCTAAAAACCGCGATGCGCTGGCTGCCGACTACGGCATCGTTAGCAGCGGCGATAATCTTGCCTGCGCACGCGAGGCCGACGTCATCGTACTGGCGGTGAAGCCACAGATGATGGCAGATGTTTGCCAGCCGTTGCGCGATCAGATCGATTTCAGCGGCAAACTGGTGCTGTCGATCGCCGCAGGCATTCAGGTCAGCCGTTTTTACCAGCTGCTGGCCGACAATCTGAATATCGTACGCATTATGCCAAACACGCCATCGCTGGTGGGTAAAGGCATGAGTGGCCTGTATGCGCCGCAGCAGGTCAGCCAACAGGACCGTGACTACACCAGTGATTTGATGGCGTCAGTCGGCAAGGTATGTTGGGTGGATGACGAAAACGGCATCAACAGCGTGATCGCCGCTGCGGGCAGTGCCCCGGCCTATTTCTTCCTGTTTATGGAAGCCATGCAGCAGGAAGCCGAACGTATGGGCTTCGACAGCCAGACTGCCCGTGCGCTGGTGCAACAAGCGGCTTCCGGCGCCGCTGCGCTGGTGGAAGCCAACCCGGAGACGCCGTTGTCGACCTTGCGTGAGCAGGTAACGTCCAAAGGCGGCACCACCGCCGAGGCGCTGCGGGTATTCAACGAGCAACAGCTGCCGGCAACCGTGGCCAAAGCCATGCAGGCAGCAGTTTCCCGTGCGCAGGAAATGGAAAAATCATTTTAA
- the ruvX gene encoding Holliday junction resolvase RuvX — MTNRTIIAFDFGTKSIGAAIGQELTGSARALAAFKAQDGSPDWQKIEKLLKEWQPDLVVVGLPLNMDGTEQPVTEQARKFANRLHGRFGVQIALHDERLSTVEARANLFDRGGFRALDKGSVDSASAVVILESWFERQLG, encoded by the coding sequence ATGACCAACCGCACGATTATCGCCTTCGACTTCGGCACCAAAAGCATCGGCGCGGCCATTGGCCAGGAGCTAACCGGCAGCGCCCGTGCGCTGGCGGCTTTCAAAGCGCAGGACGGCTCGCCGGACTGGCAGAAGATCGAGAAGTTGCTGAAAGAGTGGCAACCGGATCTGGTGGTAGTCGGTTTGCCGCTGAACATGGACGGCACCGAACAGCCGGTCACCGAGCAAGCGCGCAAGTTCGCCAACCGCCTACACGGCCGCTTTGGCGTGCAGATCGCGCTGCATGATGAGCGTCTCAGTACCGTCGAAGCCCGCGCCAACCTGTTTGATCGCGGCGGCTTCCGCGCGCTGGACAAGGGCAGCGTGGATTCCGCCTCGGCGGTGGTAATCCTGGAAAGCTGGTTTGAACGGCAATTGGGTTAA
- a CDS encoding type IV pilus twitching motility protein PilT → MDIGEFVALSVKHNASDLHLCTGHQPMLRIDGELQPLAGAEKLTETKMHRLCNALLQPQQRQQLQQQGQLDLALTLAGDIRLRANFFLQSLGVSLALRLIAGECPTLAALAAPDIIPALVRREDGLILVTGATGSGKSTTLAAMIDDINQHQRRHILTLEDPIEFIHRSRHSLIQQRELGRDSHSFDDALRAALREDPDVILLGELRDTTTIRLALTAAETGHLVLATLHTRSATQAVDRLVDVFPAEEKPYVRAQLAGSLQAVIAQKLLSRPGGGRVAIFEVLTATAAVSSMIREGKTHQLASVLQTGGQSGMQTFEQGLQQRICAGLLGGAEGTLPRD, encoded by the coding sequence ATGGATATCGGTGAATTCGTGGCCCTTAGTGTAAAGCATAATGCTTCCGATCTGCACCTTTGTACGGGGCATCAGCCGATGTTGCGCATCGATGGCGAATTACAGCCGCTGGCAGGTGCGGAAAAACTGACCGAGACCAAGATGCATCGCTTGTGCAACGCGCTGCTGCAACCCCAGCAACGGCAGCAATTGCAACAGCAGGGGCAGCTTGATCTGGCGCTGACGCTTGCGGGCGATATTCGGCTGCGCGCTAATTTCTTTCTGCAAAGCCTCGGGGTTTCGCTTGCCTTGAGGCTGATTGCCGGCGAGTGCCCGACGCTGGCGGCGTTGGCAGCACCAGACATCATTCCGGCCCTGGTGCGCAGGGAAGATGGCCTGATTTTGGTGACCGGCGCGACCGGCAGCGGTAAATCCACCACCTTGGCGGCAATGATTGACGACATCAATCAGCACCAGCGGCGGCATATCCTTACGCTGGAGGATCCGATCGAATTTATTCACCGCAGTCGACACTCTTTAATTCAGCAGCGCGAATTGGGCCGCGACAGCCACAGCTTTGACGACGCATTACGTGCTGCCCTGCGTGAAGATCCAGACGTCATCTTGCTGGGGGAGCTGCGTGACACCACAACCATCAGGCTGGCGCTTACCGCTGCGGAAACCGGCCATCTGGTACTGGCGACGCTGCATACCCGTAGCGCGACGCAGGCGGTCGATCGGCTGGTGGATGTTTTCCCGGCGGAAGAAAAGCCCTACGTGCGTGCACAGTTGGCCGGTAGCCTGCAGGCGGTGATTGCACAGAAACTGTTGAGTCGGCCCGGGGGCGGCAGGGTGGCGATTTTTGAGGTGCTGACGGCGACGGCGGCGGTCAGCAGCATGATCCGCGAGGGCAAAACCCATCAGCTTGCCAGCGTGCTGCAAACCGGTGGGCAGTCCGGCATGCAGACCTTTGAGCAAGGTCTGCAACAGCGGATCTGTGCGGGATTACTGGGCGGCGCGGAGGGGACTTTGCCAAGGGATTAA
- a CDS encoding XTP/dITP diphosphatase — MQKVVLATGNPGKVRELADLLADFGLNVVAQTELGVESAEETGLTFIENAILKARHAAQITGLPAIADDSGLAVDALGGAPGIYSARYAGVDASDQQNLDKLLVALKDVPKGSRGAQFHCVLVYMRHAEDPTPLVFHGSWAGEITDTAAGEGGFGYDPIFYVPELGRTAAELSRDEKRAVSHRGKALKLMLEAMRNA; from the coding sequence ATGCAAAAAGTCGTTCTTGCCACCGGTAACCCGGGTAAAGTGCGCGAACTCGCCGACCTGTTGGCCGATTTCGGCCTGAACGTGGTCGCACAAACAGAATTGGGCGTGGAGTCCGCCGAGGAAACCGGCCTGACGTTTATCGAAAATGCCATTCTGAAAGCCCGCCATGCGGCGCAAATCACCGGTCTGCCGGCGATCGCCGACGACTCGGGTCTGGCGGTTGATGCGCTGGGCGGCGCGCCAGGCATCTATTCTGCACGTTACGCGGGTGTAGACGCCTCTGACCAGCAAAACCTCGACAAGCTGCTGGTTGCGCTGAAAGACGTGCCCAAGGGCAGCCGCGGCGCACAGTTCCACTGCGTGCTGGTGTATATGCGCCACGCGGAAGATCCGACGCCGCTGGTGTTCCACGGCAGCTGGGCCGGTGAAATCACCGATACCGCCGCCGGTGAAGGCGGTTTTGGCTATGATCCTATCTTCTACGTTCCGGAGCTGGGCCGCACCGCTGCCGAGCTGAGCCGTGACGAAAAGCGCGCCGTATCACACCGTGGTAAAGCCCTGAAGCTGATGCTGGAAGCGATGCGCAATGCTTAA
- a CDS encoding YqgE/AlgH family protein translates to MNLQHHFLIAMPSLQDPRFKRSVIYVCEHNEDGAMGLVINKPVEQFTVETVLSKLKIMPQARDPAISLDKPVFAGGPLADDRGFILHTPCKGFGSSIQISPDTMITTSKDVLETLGTPEQPEDVLVALGYAGWEKGQLEQEVLENAWLTIEADTDILFHTPIASRWREAANRLGIDIRSIANHAGHA, encoded by the coding sequence ATGAATTTACAACACCATTTTCTTATCGCTATGCCATCACTTCAGGATCCTCGCTTCAAACGCTCGGTGATTTATGTCTGCGAGCACAATGAAGACGGCGCCATGGGCCTGGTGATCAATAAACCGGTGGAACAGTTCACGGTGGAAACAGTGCTGAGCAAACTGAAGATCATGCCACAGGCGCGCGATCCGGCCATCAGTCTGGATAAACCGGTGTTTGCCGGCGGCCCGCTGGCTGACGATCGCGGTTTTATCCTGCATACGCCGTGCAAAGGTTTCGGCTCCAGTATCCAGATCTCGCCGGATACCATGATCACCACCTCGAAAGACGTACTGGAAACCTTGGGCACGCCGGAACAGCCGGAGGACGTACTGGTCGCGCTCGGCTATGCCGGCTGGGAAAAAGGCCAACTCGAACAGGAAGTGTTGGAAAACGCCTGGCTGACCATCGAAGCCGACACCGACATTCTGTTCCATACGCCGATCGCCAGCCGCTGGCGCGAGGCCGCCAATCGCCTTGGCATTGATATCCGCAGCATTGCCAACCACGCAGGACACGCCTGA
- the yggU gene encoding DUF167 family protein YggU: MSAVTPVLDGLAIRLYIQPKASRDQIVGLHGDELKVAITAPPVDGQANAHLIKFLAKQFKVAKSNVTIEKGELGRHKQLRIVNPQQIPAVVAALIE; this comes from the coding sequence GTGAGTGCAGTCACCCCCGTGCTGGACGGGCTGGCAATCAGGCTATATATTCAGCCGAAAGCCAGCCGCGACCAGATTGTCGGTTTGCATGGCGACGAACTTAAAGTCGCCATTACCGCCCCGCCGGTAGACGGCCAGGCCAACGCTCATCTGATCAAGTTTCTCGCCAAGCAGTTCAAAGTGGCGAAAAGCAACGTCACCATAGAGAAAGGCGAGCTGGGGCGGCATAAACAGTTACGCATCGTTAATCCGCAACAGATCCCCGCCGTGGTCGCGGCGCTAATCGAATAA
- a CDS encoding SprT family zinc-dependent metalloprotease, whose protein sequence is MNKVRIPIALQQAVMRCLREKLLLARQHFSVEFPEPKVVYQQRGTSAGTAWLQAWEIRLNPVLLMENQQPFIDEVVPHELAHLLVFRQFGRVAPHGREWRWMMESVLQVPASRTHQFEIASVQSKTFPYLCRCQQHQLTVRRHNRVLRGESEYRCRQCGEKLKFIAGEPV, encoded by the coding sequence ATGAACAAAGTAAGAATCCCCATAGCGCTGCAACAGGCGGTGATGCGCTGCCTGCGTGAAAAACTGCTGCTGGCGCGTCAGCATTTTTCCGTCGAGTTTCCGGAACCCAAAGTCGTTTACCAGCAACGCGGAACCAGTGCGGGTACCGCCTGGCTGCAAGCCTGGGAAATTCGGCTGAATCCGGTTTTGCTGATGGAAAACCAACAGCCGTTTATCGACGAAGTGGTGCCGCACGAACTGGCGCACCTGTTAGTCTTCCGCCAGTTTGGCCGCGTGGCCCCACATGGACGCGAATGGCGCTGGATGATGGAAAGCGTGTTGCAGGTACCGGCCAGCCGCACCCACCAGTTTGAAATTGCCTCGGTGCAAAGCAAAACCTTCCCCTACCTCTGTCGTTGCCAACAGCATCAGCTCACCGTACGTCGGCATAATCGGGTGCTTCGCGGAGAAAGCGAATACCGCTGCCGTCAGTGCGGCGAAAAATTGAAATTTATCGCCGGTGAGCCTGTTTAA
- the rsmE gene encoding 16S rRNA (uracil(1498)-N(3))-methyltransferase, which produces MRIPRIYHPQPLIDHAEIALSEDAANHIGRVLRMSAGQALQLFDGSNQVFDAEITQVDKKNVLVRLAAGQPEDRESPLNLHLGQVISRGEKMEFTIQKSIELGVNVITPLFSERCGVKLDGERLAKKIQQWQKIAIAACEQCGRNRIPEIREAMKLEDWCAEQDGSLKLNLHPRANHSINTLPLPVEHVRLLIGPEGGLSADEIAMTTGHGFTDILLGPRVLRTETTALTAITALQVRFGDLG; this is translated from the coding sequence ATGCGTATACCCCGTATTTATCACCCGCAGCCGTTAATCGACCATGCAGAAATCGCACTGAGCGAAGACGCCGCCAACCACATCGGGCGTGTACTGCGAATGAGCGCCGGCCAGGCACTGCAGCTCTTCGACGGCAGCAACCAGGTATTTGACGCCGAGATCACCCAGGTCGACAAAAAAAACGTGCTGGTGCGGCTAGCCGCCGGCCAACCGGAAGACCGTGAATCGCCACTCAATCTACATCTGGGCCAGGTGATTTCTCGCGGTGAGAAGATGGAATTCACCATTCAGAAATCCATCGAGCTCGGGGTCAATGTCATTACTCCGCTGTTTTCCGAGCGCTGCGGTGTGAAGTTGGACGGCGAGCGTCTGGCGAAAAAAATCCAGCAATGGCAGAAGATCGCCATCGCCGCCTGCGAACAATGTGGCCGTAACCGTATTCCGGAAATTCGCGAGGCGATGAAACTGGAAGACTGGTGCGCCGAGCAAGATGGCAGCCTGAAACTCAACCTGCACCCACGCGCCAACCACAGTATCAATACCCTGCCGCTGCCGGTGGAACATGTCCGCCTGCTGATTGGGCCGGAAGGCGGTTTATCCGCCGACGAAATTGCGATGACCACAGGCCACGGATTTACTGATATCCTGCTTGGGCCACGCGTTCTGCGTACAGAAACCACAGCGCTCACCGCAATTACCGCTTTGCAGGTACGTTTCGGCGATCTGGGTTAA
- the fumA gene encoding class I fumarate hydratase FumA yields the protein MSNKPFHYQDPFPLKKDDTEYYLLSRDHVSVSEFEGQEVLKVAPEALTLLAQHAFHDASFMLRPAHQQQVADILKDPDASENDKYVALQFLRNSEIAAKGILPTCQDTGTAIIVGKKGQRVWTGGGDEEALSRGVYNTFIEDNLRYSQNAALDMYKEVNTGSNLPAQIDLYSVDGEEYKFLCIAKGGGSANKTYLYQETKALLSPGKLKDYLVEKMRTLGTAACPPYHVAFVIGGTSAEATLKTVKLASTKYYDGLPTEGNEHGQAFRDVALEEELLKEAQNLGLGAQFGGKYFAHDVRVVRLPRHGASCPVGMGVSCSADRNIKGKINRDGIWLEKLEHNPGKFIPQELRQAGEGEAIKIDLNRPMAEILKQLSQYPVSTRLSLSGTIIVGRDIAHAKLKERLDRGEGLPQYVKDHPIYYAGPAKTPDGYASGSLGPTTAGRMDSYVDLLQSHGGSMIMLAKGNRSQQVTDACHKHGGFYLGSIGGPAAVLAQQSIKSLTCVEYPELGMEAIWKIEVEDFPAFILVDDKGNDFFQKIQSGQCSRCVK from the coding sequence ATGTCGAATAAACCGTTCCATTATCAAGATCCGTTCCCGCTGAAGAAAGACGATACCGAATACTATCTGTTAAGCCGCGATCACGTTTCCGTGAGCGAATTTGAAGGCCAGGAAGTTCTGAAAGTAGCCCCTGAAGCGTTAACCCTCCTTGCCCAGCACGCGTTTCATGACGCCTCATTTATGCTGCGCCCGGCGCACCAGCAGCAGGTTGCCGATATTCTCAAGGATCCGGACGCCAGCGAAAACGACAAATACGTTGCGCTGCAATTTTTGCGTAACTCAGAAATCGCCGCCAAAGGTATTTTGCCGACCTGTCAGGACACCGGTACCGCCATTATCGTCGGTAAAAAGGGCCAGCGCGTCTGGACCGGTGGCGGCGACGAAGAAGCGTTGTCACGCGGGGTGTACAACACCTTTATCGAAGACAACCTGCGCTATTCGCAAAACGCCGCGCTGGATATGTATAAAGAGGTCAACACCGGCAGCAACCTGCCGGCGCAGATCGACCTCTACAGCGTCGACGGTGAAGAATACAAATTCCTGTGTATTGCTAAAGGCGGCGGTTCTGCCAACAAAACCTACCTTTATCAGGAAACCAAAGCGTTGCTGTCTCCGGGCAAGCTGAAGGATTATCTGGTCGAGAAAATGCGTACGCTGGGCACCGCGGCTTGCCCGCCGTACCACGTGGCGTTCGTTATCGGCGGCACCTCGGCGGAAGCAACCCTGAAAACCGTAAAACTGGCCTCGACCAAGTACTATGACGGCCTGCCGACCGAAGGCAATGAGCACGGTCAGGCATTCCGCGACGTGGCGCTGGAAGAAGAGTTGCTGAAAGAAGCGCAGAACCTGGGATTGGGCGCGCAGTTTGGCGGTAAATACTTTGCGCATGACGTTCGCGTGGTGCGTCTGCCGCGCCATGGCGCATCCTGCCCGGTCGGAATGGGGGTTTCCTGCTCCGCTGACCGTAACATTAAAGGCAAGATCAACCGTGACGGCATCTGGCTGGAGAAGCTGGAGCATAATCCTGGCAAATTTATCCCGCAGGAGCTGCGTCAGGCCGGTGAGGGCGAGGCAATCAAGATTGACCTTAACCGCCCGATGGCCGAGATCCTCAAGCAGCTGTCGCAATACCCGGTATCCACCCGCCTGTCCTTGAGCGGCACCATCATCGTGGGCCGCGACATTGCGCATGCCAAGCTGAAAGAGCGTCTGGACAGAGGGGAAGGTCTGCCGCAATACGTTAAGGATCATCCGATTTATTACGCAGGCCCGGCCAAAACGCCTGACGGCTACGCTTCCGGTTCACTGGGGCCAACCACTGCCGGGCGCATGGATTCTTACGTCGACCTGCTGCAGTCTCATGGCGGCAGCATGATCATGCTGGCGAAAGGTAACCGCAGCCAGCAGGTGACCGACGCCTGCCACAAGCACGGCGGCTTCTACCTCGGCAGCATCGGTGGCCCGGCGGCGGTACTGGCGCAGCAGAGCATCAAGAGCCTGACCTGCGTCGAATACCCGGAACTGGGTATGGAAGCGATCTGGAAAATCGAAGTGGAAGATTTCCCGGCGTTTATTCTGGTGGATGATAAAGGCAATGACTTCTTCCAGAAGATCCAGTCTGGCCAGTGTTCTCGCTGCGTGAAGTAA
- the endA gene encoding deoxyribonuclease I, producing the protein MLRKILFTVIFTTGATQAHGINNFSQAKAAAAKINQDAPGSFYCGCQITWQGKKGIPDLNSCGYQPRKNAQRAQRIEWEHVVPAWQFGHQLQCWQQGGRKNCNKDASYRQIETDLHNLQPAIGEVNGDRNNFMYSQWKGGEGQYGQCPMKVDFKNKQAEPPARARGAIARTYFYMRDRYQLRLSRQQTQLFEVWNRQYPVSQWECLREARIAKVQGNHNLYIQQACQQRKG; encoded by the coding sequence ATGCTTCGCAAAATTTTGTTTACGGTTATTTTCACCACCGGCGCCACACAGGCGCACGGCATCAATAATTTTTCTCAGGCCAAGGCGGCAGCGGCCAAAATCAACCAAGACGCGCCCGGTTCTTTCTACTGCGGCTGCCAGATCACCTGGCAGGGCAAGAAAGGCATCCCAGATTTAAACAGTTGCGGCTATCAACCACGCAAGAACGCCCAACGCGCACAGCGTATCGAATGGGAACATGTGGTACCGGCCTGGCAGTTCGGCCACCAATTGCAGTGCTGGCAACAGGGTGGCCGCAAAAACTGCAACAAAGACGCGAGCTACCGCCAAATCGAAACCGACCTGCACAACCTGCAGCCGGCGATTGGCGAAGTGAACGGCGACCGCAATAACTTCATGTACAGCCAATGGAAAGGCGGCGAAGGTCAGTATGGCCAGTGCCCAATGAAAGTGGACTTTAAAAATAAGCAGGCCGAACCGCCCGCACGCGCTCGCGGTGCGATCGCCCGCACCTATTTTTATATGCGCGATCGCTATCAACTGCGGCTTTCCCGCCAACAGACCCAGCTTTTCGAGGTGTGGAACCGTCAGTATCCGGTCAGCCAATGGGAATGCCTGCGGGAGGCACGCATCGCTAAGGTACAGGGCAACCATAACCTCTATATTCAACAGGCTTGCCAGCAACGAAAGGGCTAA
- a CDS encoding YggS family pyridoxal phosphate-dependent enzyme: MSTIQQNLQDVRNRIAAAAQGCARAPEEVTLLAVSKTKPVAAIAEAIAAGQRTFGENYVQEGVDKVQHFAALPEGATLDWHFIGPLQSNKSRLVAEHFAWCHTVDRLRIAQRLSDQRPADMPPLNVLIQINISDEQSKSGIVLAELPALAEAVVALPNVRLRGLMAIPAPQEDYQSQLAVFRQMHDAFLALQQHYPQVDTLSMGMTDDMTAAIAAGSTLVRIGTAIFGARDYSQS, from the coding sequence ATGAGCACTATCCAACAGAATCTGCAGGATGTCAGAAACCGCATTGCCGCGGCCGCTCAAGGCTGCGCTCGCGCTCCAGAAGAAGTGACGCTGCTTGCAGTGAGTAAAACCAAACCTGTGGCGGCGATCGCAGAAGCTATCGCGGCAGGCCAGCGGACCTTCGGGGAAAACTATGTACAGGAAGGCGTGGATAAGGTTCAGCATTTTGCCGCGCTGCCGGAAGGAGCAACGCTGGATTGGCACTTTATCGGCCCTTTGCAATCCAATAAGAGCCGGCTGGTGGCAGAGCACTTTGCCTGGTGCCATACCGTCGATCGGCTGCGTATCGCCCAGCGGTTAAGCGACCAGCGCCCGGCAGACATGCCGCCGCTTAACGTTCTGATCCAAATAAATATCAGCGATGAACAGAGTAAATCTGGCATTGTACTGGCTGAACTGCCGGCGCTGGCAGAAGCGGTTGTCGCCTTGCCGAACGTTCGGTTACGCGGGCTGATGGCGATTCCGGCTCCGCAAGAAGACTACCAGAGCCAATTGGCGGTATTCCGCCAGATGCACGACGCCTTCCTGGCGCTGCAACAGCATTATCCACAGGTGGACACGCTGTCGATGGGCATGACCGATGACATGACGGCGGCCATTGCCGCAGGCAGCACTCTGGTTCGTATCGGTACCGCCATTTTTGGCGCGCGAGATTATTCGCAGTCCTGA
- the gshB gene encoding glutathione synthase, with product MIKLGIVMDPIASINIKKDTSFAMLLEAQRRGWELHYMEMDDLYLHAGDGRARTRLLSVKEDKESWFSFGSEQDLALHDLDVILMRKDPPFDTEYIYATYILERAEVKGTLVVNKPQSLRDCNEKLFTAWFPELTPDTLVSRSAAHIRKFHQQHGDIILKPLDGMGGASIFRVKQDDPNLSVIIETLTEHGSRFCMAQNFLPAIKEGDKRILVVDGEPVPYCLARIPAQGETRGNLAAGGRGEARPLSESDWKIARAVAPTLKEKGLIFVGLDVIGDRLTEINVTSPTCAREIEAAFPVSITGMLMDAIEKRLAAK from the coding sequence ATGATTAAGCTCGGCATCGTGATGGACCCTATCGCCTCCATCAACATCAAGAAAGACACCAGCTTCGCCATGCTGCTCGAAGCGCAGCGCCGTGGCTGGGAACTGCACTACATGGAGATGGACGATCTCTATCTGCACGCCGGTGACGGCCGCGCCCGCACTCGGCTGCTGAGCGTGAAGGAAGATAAAGAGAGCTGGTTCAGCTTTGGCAGCGAGCAGGATCTGGCGCTGCATGATCTGGACGTGATCCTGATGCGTAAAGATCCCCCTTTCGATACTGAATACATCTACGCGACCTATATTCTGGAACGCGCAGAGGTCAAAGGCACGCTGGTAGTTAACAAGCCGCAGAGCCTGCGTGACTGCAACGAAAAGCTGTTTACCGCCTGGTTCCCGGAACTGACGCCGGACACCCTGGTCAGCCGCAGCGCGGCGCACATCCGCAAATTCCACCAGCAGCACGGCGACATTATTCTCAAACCGCTGGACGGCATGGGCGGCGCGTCTATCTTCCGCGTGAAGCAGGACGACCCTAACCTGTCGGTGATTATCGAAACCCTGACCGAGCACGGCAGCCGTTTCTGCATGGCGCAGAACTTCTTGCCGGCAATCAAGGAGGGCGATAAGCGCATTCTGGTGGTTGACGGTGAGCCAGTACCTTACTGCCTGGCGCGCATCCCGGCGCAGGGCGAGACCCGTGGCAACCTGGCGGCCGGCGGCCGTGGTGAAGCGCGTCCACTGAGCGAAAGCGACTGGAAAATTGCGCGTGCGGTAGCCCCGACGCTGAAAGAAAAAGGGCTGATCTTTGTGGGCCTGGACGTGATTGGCGATCGCCTGACTGAAATCAACGTCACCAGCCCGACCTGCGCGCGTGAAATAGAAGCGGCCTTCCCGGTTTCCATCACCGGTATGCTGATGGATGCAATCGAGAAGCGTCTGGCAGCGAAGTAA
- a CDS encoding YggT family protein has product MLTLTFLVKTVIDLYVMVLLLRIWMQWTRADFYNPFAQFIVKITQPVIGPLRRIIPSMGPIDSASLLLAFLLMTIKYPLLLLIQGGAISLSPYNLLFGLISLVKSAGYLIFWVMIIRALMSWISQGRSPIDQLMYQLTEPLMAPIRRILPAMGGIDFSAMVVILILYLINYLGMDLFGEIWFLL; this is encoded by the coding sequence ATGCTAACGCTGACTTTTTTGGTCAAAACCGTTATTGATCTTTACGTCATGGTACTGCTGCTGCGCATCTGGATGCAGTGGACACGCGCTGACTTTTACAACCCATTCGCGCAGTTTATCGTGAAGATCACCCAGCCGGTGATTGGCCCGCTGCGCCGTATTATCCCGTCAATGGGACCTATTGACAGCGCATCCCTGCTGTTGGCTTTCCTGCTGATGACCATCAAGTACCCGCTGTTGCTGCTGATTCAGGGCGGCGCGATATCACTCAGCCCGTATAACCTGCTGTTTGGCTTGATCTCTCTGGTAAAGTCGGCCGGTTATCTGATCTTCTGGGTGATGATTATCCGCGCGCTGATGAGCTGGATAAGTCAGGGCCGCAGCCCGATTGATCAGTTGATGTATCAACTGACCGAACCGTTGATGGCGCCAATCCGCCGTATTCTTCCGGCAATGGGCGGCATTGATTTTTCAGCGATGGTAGTGATCCTGATCCTGTATCTGATCAACTACCTGGGTATGGATCTGTTCGGTGAGATCTGGTTCCTGCTGTGA